From a region of the Sulfuriferula plumbiphila genome:
- the pheT gene encoding phenylalanine--tRNA ligase subunit beta: MKFSELWLRTLVNPALDSAALSHLLTMAGLEVEALDPVAADFSGVVVGQVLSVAPHPDADRLRVCLVDAGTGSPLQIVCGAPNVSEGARVPCALAGARLPGFEIKKAKLRGVESQGMLCSARELGLAEQADGLLLLPNDAPVGSNIRDYLHLDDRLYTLKLTPNRSDCLSVAGVAREVAALTGSPLNLPRIEPAAVTGRLTRMVQVTAGQACPRYCGRVISQLNRAAQTPGWMIERLSRSGLRSISPVVDITNYVLLELGQPLHAFDLDKLAGDIQVRMATPGETLTLLNDQRATLEADMLVIADDNGAQALAGIMGGAATAVDENTSEIFLEAAYFSPGAIAGRARRLGLSTDSSHRFERGVDYAATRDALERATALILEICAGAASAITEITGDLPQRAPVMLRTARASKVLGVALSDAQVEVLLGRLCFDFQRDGAAYQVTPPSYRFDLNIEEDLIEELARLHGYDNIVAQAPVARLTMLPQPEQQRGVDALRTLLTARDYQEVITYSFVDAAWEADFAPGAQPVVLKNPIASQMGVMRSTLLGGLMDVLRNNLNRRQERVRIFESGRCYLPAAEGFDQPQRLAGLAYGSAMPEQWGSAARNVDFFDVKADLEALCWPQPARFEKSAHPALHPGQCAEMWLNGVHAGWLGTLHPRLTQQYDLATAPVVFELALPALLTRKLPRHGEISRFQSVRRDLAVIVDESAPVQALIDAMYAARIEGVAEITLFDVYRGKGIDSDKKSLAFRVLLQDTQKTFTDTEVDTAMAYFTDLLKQQFNAQLRS, encoded by the coding sequence ATGAAATTCTCCGAGCTCTGGTTGCGTACCCTTGTTAATCCTGCGCTGGACAGCGCGGCGCTGTCCCATCTTCTTACCATGGCCGGACTGGAGGTCGAAGCGCTGGACCCGGTCGCGGCGGATTTTTCCGGCGTGGTGGTGGGGCAGGTGCTGTCCGTAGCGCCGCATCCGGATGCCGATCGCCTGCGCGTGTGCCTGGTAGATGCCGGCACTGGCAGCCCGTTGCAGATCGTATGTGGCGCACCCAATGTAAGTGAAGGCGCGCGCGTGCCTTGCGCCCTGGCAGGCGCCCGCTTGCCGGGCTTTGAAATCAAGAAAGCCAAGTTGCGGGGTGTGGAATCGCAGGGTATGTTGTGCTCCGCGCGCGAGCTGGGACTGGCAGAACAAGCCGATGGCCTGCTGTTGTTGCCGAACGACGCACCGGTGGGTAGCAATATCCGCGATTATCTGCATCTGGATGACAGGCTTTATACGCTCAAACTTACCCCCAATCGCAGCGATTGCCTGAGCGTGGCCGGCGTGGCGCGTGAAGTGGCCGCGCTTACCGGCAGTCCATTGAACTTGCCCCGGATTGAACCCGCAGCGGTCACCGGCAGGCTCACCCGCATGGTGCAGGTGACTGCAGGACAAGCCTGCCCGCGCTATTGCGGGCGCGTCATCAGCCAGCTCAATCGCGCGGCTCAAACACCGGGCTGGATGATTGAACGCCTTTCCCGCAGTGGCCTGCGCAGTATCAGTCCGGTAGTGGACATTACCAACTATGTATTGCTGGAGTTGGGACAACCCTTGCATGCCTTTGATCTGGACAAGCTTGCTGGCGATATCCAGGTGCGCATGGCCACGCCGGGTGAAACGCTGACGCTGCTGAATGATCAGCGTGCGACGCTGGAAGCGGACATGCTGGTGATCGCCGATGACAACGGCGCGCAGGCGCTCGCTGGCATCATGGGGGGGGCGGCCACCGCAGTGGATGAAAATACCTCGGAAATTTTTCTTGAGGCAGCGTATTTCAGCCCCGGCGCGATTGCCGGACGGGCGCGCCGGCTGGGCTTGTCCACCGATTCATCGCACCGTTTTGAGCGCGGGGTGGACTACGCAGCCACGCGCGATGCGCTGGAACGCGCCACGGCATTGATACTTGAAATTTGCGCTGGCGCGGCAAGTGCAATCACCGAAATAACAGGCGATCTGCCACAACGTGCGCCTGTCATGCTGCGCACCGCGCGTGCCAGCAAAGTGTTGGGCGTGGCGCTGAGTGACGCGCAGGTGGAAGTGTTGCTGGGCCGCCTGTGCTTTGACTTTCAGCGCGATGGCGCGGCCTATCAGGTGACGCCGCCCAGCTACCGCTTTGACCTGAATATCGAGGAAGACCTGATCGAAGAACTGGCGCGGCTCCATGGTTATGACAACATTGTTGCGCAGGCCCCGGTCGCCCGCCTGACCATGTTGCCGCAGCCGGAGCAACAGCGTGGGGTGGATGCGTTGCGCACCCTGCTCACCGCGCGTGATTATCAGGAAGTCATTACCTACAGCTTTGTAGATGCCGCATGGGAAGCGGATTTCGCACCCGGCGCTCAGCCCGTCGTGCTGAAAAATCCCATCGCCAGTCAGATGGGCGTGATGCGCTCCACCTTGTTGGGCGGCCTGATGGATGTGCTGCGCAACAATCTGAACCGGCGCCAGGAGCGTGTGCGTATTTTTGAGAGCGGACGCTGTTATCTGCCGGCGGCCGAGGGCTTCGATCAGCCGCAACGCCTGGCTGGACTGGCTTACGGCAGCGCTATGCCGGAGCAGTGGGGGAGTGCGGCGCGCAACGTGGACTTTTTTGACGTCAAAGCCGATCTCGAAGCGCTGTGCTGGCCACAGCCTGCACGCTTTGAAAAATCCGCTCATCCTGCGCTGCATCCAGGCCAGTGCGCTGAAATGTGGTTGAATGGTGTCCATGCCGGCTGGCTGGGTACATTACACCCACGGCTGACGCAGCAATATGATTTGGCGACAGCGCCGGTTGTGTTTGAACTCGCCCTGCCGGCATTGTTAACGCGGAAGCTGCCCAGGCATGGCGAGATTTCGCGTTTCCAGAGCGTGCGCCGTGATCTGGCCGTGATAGTCGATGAATCGGCGCCGGTACAGGCTTTGATTGATGCGATGTACGCAGCACGCATAGAGGGTGTTGCCGAGATTACATTGTTTGACGTGTATCGCGGCAAAGGCATTGATTCTGATAAAAAAAGTCTTGCATTCCGGGTGCTGTTGCAAGATACTCAAAAGACCTTTACCGACACTGAAGTGGATACCGCCATGGCGTACTTCACCGATCTGTTAAAACAACAATTCAACGCGCAATTACGTTCCTGA
- the surE gene encoding 5'/3'-nucleotidase SurE, which yields MRILLSNDDGYFAPGLAILADTLSHIADITVVAPERDRSGASNSLTLDRPLMLRQAHSGFYYVNGTPTDCVHLAVTGMLDHLPDMVISGINHGANMGDDTIYSGTIAAATEGFLLGVPSLAISLASHAAGNYATAARVASELAQRVMARPFAAPLLLNVNVPDIPYQDLQGTAITRLGRRHKAEPVVKSTNPRGQTVYWVGAAGAAQDAGEGTDFHAVANGRVSVTPLQMDLTQFSQLAPLRAWLQA from the coding sequence ATGCGCATTTTGCTGAGCAACGACGACGGTTACTTTGCACCCGGTCTCGCCATCCTGGCGGATACACTCTCACACATCGCAGATATCACGGTGGTTGCCCCCGAGCGCGACCGCAGCGGCGCCAGCAATTCCCTCACACTCGATCGTCCGCTGATGCTGCGCCAGGCGCACTCCGGGTTTTATTACGTCAATGGTACGCCCACGGACTGCGTTCACCTCGCGGTTACGGGTATGCTCGATCACCTGCCGGACATGGTTATCTCCGGTATCAATCACGGTGCCAACATGGGCGACGACACTATTTATTCGGGCACCATAGCGGCAGCCACCGAAGGGTTTTTACTGGGGGTGCCGTCGCTGGCGATATCCCTGGCGAGCCATGCAGCGGGCAACTATGCCACAGCCGCGCGTGTTGCCAGCGAGCTCGCGCAACGTGTCATGGCACGGCCTTTTGCGGCACCGCTACTGCTCAACGTGAACGTGCCGGATATTCCCTATCAGGACTTGCAAGGCACCGCAATCACCCGCCTCGGACGCCGCCACAAAGCCGAACCGGTGGTCAAATCCACCAATCCGCGCGGTCAGACGGTGTATTGGGTGGGGGCTGCGGGTGCGGCGCAGGATGCAGGCGAAGGCACGGATTTCCATGCGGTGGCGAATGGGCGTGTGTCGGTGACGCCGTTGCAGATGGATCTCACCCAGTTCAGTCAACTGGCGCCGCTGCGGGCGTGGTTGCAGGCATGA
- the infC gene encoding translation initiation factor IF-3, producing MAQDKETRVNGEITWPEIRLVGLEGEPLGIVSAAEALKLAEEAEVDLVEIAPQAKPPVCRLMDYGKFKYQQSKRQHEAKVKQKQIQVKEVKFRPNTDEGDYQIKLRNLIRFLEEGDKAKVTLRFRGREMAHQEIGLAQLRRVEADLAEQAVVEQFPKMEGRQMVMMLGPKKK from the coding sequence ATCGCTCAGGATAAAGAAACACGGGTCAACGGTGAAATTACCTGGCCGGAGATTCGTTTGGTGGGACTGGAAGGGGAACCCCTTGGTATCGTTAGCGCCGCCGAGGCGCTGAAACTGGCCGAGGAAGCCGAAGTGGATCTGGTGGAAATCGCCCCGCAGGCCAAGCCGCCGGTGTGTCGCCTGATGGACTACGGCAAGTTCAAGTACCAGCAGAGCAAGCGCCAGCACGAGGCCAAGGTCAAGCAGAAGCAGATCCAGGTCAAGGAAGTGAAGTTCCGACCCAATACTGACGAAGGCGACTACCAGATCAAGCTGCGCAACCTGATCCGCTTCCTGGAAGAAGGTGACAAGGCGAAAGTTACCCTGCGTTTCCGGGGTCGTGAAATGGCGCATCAGGAAATCGGTCTGGCGCAGTTAAGGCGTGTGGAAGCGGACCTGGCCGAACAGGCAGTGGTCGAGCAGTTTCCCAAGATGGAAGGCCGGCAGATGGTAATGATGCTGGGGCCCAAGAAGAAGTAA
- the thrS gene encoding threonine--tRNA ligase, with amino-acid sequence MLNVTLPDGSVRSFPQPVTVAEVAASIGAGLAKAALAGRVDGTLVDTSFVIGQDAKLSIVTDRDADGLDMIRHSTAHLLAYAVKELYPDAQVTIGPVIEDGFYYDFSYKRPFTPDDLQAIEKKMAELARRDIPVSRKVLPRDEAVAYFKGLGEHYKAEIIASIPANEEVSLYTEGDFTDLCRGPHVPSTGKLRHFKLMKLAGAYWRGDHRNEMLQRVYGTAWAKKEDLDAYLYRLEEAEKRDHRKLAKQLSLFHMQDEAPGMVFWHPNGWVIWQQIEQYMREKFREYGYQEVRTPTVMDRQMWEKSGHWENYRDNMFTTASENREYAVKPMNCPGHVQIFNRGLHSYRDLPLRLAEFGSCHRNEPSGALHGLMRVRGFTQDDAHIFCTEAQIESEVADFIVMLQKVYADFGFNDMLVRLSTRPEKRVGSDETWDKAEAGLAAALQQNGLAYDLQPGEGAFYGPKIEFTLKDSLGRLWQCGTIQLDFNLPVRLDAEFVDEDNTRKAPVMLHRAILGSMERFIGILIEHHAGNFPLWLAPLQAVVMNITDHQAEYAQKVCDVMRQEGLRVTADLRNEKITYKIREHSLQKLPYQLIVGDKEMAAGVVAVRSRSGQDLGQMPLEVFMARLKEAVALRKPGGE; translated from the coding sequence ATGTTGAATGTCACTTTGCCAGACGGTTCTGTCCGCAGTTTCCCCCAGCCGGTCACGGTGGCTGAAGTTGCCGCATCGATTGGCGCAGGGCTGGCCAAGGCCGCGCTCGCCGGACGCGTTGACGGCACCCTGGTGGATACCAGTTTCGTCATCGGGCAAGACGCGAAACTGTCCATCGTGACCGATCGTGATGCCGATGGCCTGGACATGATCCGCCACTCCACCGCGCACCTGCTGGCCTACGCGGTGAAAGAACTCTATCCGGATGCGCAAGTGACCATCGGTCCGGTGATCGAGGATGGCTTCTACTACGATTTTTCCTACAAGCGCCCGTTCACGCCGGACGATTTGCAGGCTATCGAGAAAAAGATGGCCGAGCTGGCCAGGCGCGATATCCCGGTCAGCCGGAAAGTTCTGCCGCGCGACGAGGCGGTGGCATATTTCAAGGGGCTGGGCGAGCACTACAAGGCGGAAATCATTGCCTCCATCCCGGCGAATGAGGAGGTGTCGCTGTACACCGAGGGCGATTTCACCGACCTGTGCCGCGGCCCGCATGTTCCCTCCACCGGAAAGCTCAGGCATTTCAAGTTGATGAAGCTGGCTGGCGCGTACTGGCGCGGCGATCACCGCAACGAAATGCTGCAGCGCGTATACGGCACCGCGTGGGCGAAAAAGGAAGACCTCGACGCTTACCTGTATCGCCTGGAAGAAGCCGAGAAGCGCGATCACCGCAAGCTGGCCAAGCAGCTCAGCCTGTTCCATATGCAGGATGAAGCGCCGGGCATGGTGTTCTGGCACCCTAACGGCTGGGTGATCTGGCAGCAGATCGAGCAGTACATGCGCGAAAAATTCCGCGAATACGGTTATCAGGAAGTGCGCACGCCGACGGTAATGGACCGGCAGATGTGGGAAAAATCCGGCCACTGGGAAAACTATCGCGACAACATGTTTACCACTGCGTCGGAGAACCGCGAATACGCGGTCAAGCCGATGAATTGCCCGGGCCATGTGCAAATATTCAATCGTGGTCTGCACAGCTACCGCGACCTGCCGCTGCGCCTGGCGGAATTCGGTTCATGCCACCGCAATGAGCCTTCCGGCGCGCTGCATGGCCTGATGCGGGTACGTGGCTTTACTCAGGACGACGCACACATTTTCTGTACCGAAGCGCAGATTGAATCCGAAGTGGCGGACTTTATTGTCATGCTGCAAAAAGTCTATGCAGACTTCGGCTTCAACGACATGCTGGTCAGGCTCTCCACACGCCCGGAAAAACGGGTGGGCTCGGACGAAACCTGGGACAAGGCCGAAGCCGGCTTGGCGGCGGCATTGCAGCAGAACGGCCTGGCGTACGACCTGCAGCCGGGTGAAGGTGCCTTCTACGGCCCCAAGATCGAATTCACGCTGAAAGACAGCCTCGGGCGCCTGTGGCAATGCGGCACCATCCAGCTCGACTTCAATCTGCCGGTGCGTCTGGATGCCGAGTTCGTGGACGAGGACAATACACGCAAAGCGCCGGTGATGCTGCACCGCGCCATTCTCGGCTCGATGGAACGCTTCATCGGTATCCTGATCGAGCATCATGCCGGCAACTTCCCGCTGTGGCTGGCGCCGCTGCAAGCAGTCGTGATGAATATCACCGACCATCAGGCGGAATACGCGCAAAAAGTCTGCGATGTGATGCGTCAGGAAGGTTTGCGCGTCACGGCGGACTTGAGAAATGAGAAAATAACCTATAAAATTCGGGAACATAGTTTGCAAAAGCTGCCTTACCAGCTGATCGTTGGCGACAAGGAAATGGCCGCAGGTGTGGTTGCAGTGCGCAGCCGCAGCGGCCAGGATCTCGGCCAGATGCCTTTGGAAGTGTTTATGGCACGACTCAAGGAAGCCGTGGCGCTGCGCAAGCCGGGCGGGGAGTGA
- the pheS gene encoding phenylalanine--tRNA ligase subunit alpha has protein sequence MQNLDTIVAAALAEFAAVNQAVELEQAKARYLGKAGLLTGQLKQLGKLPAAERPAAGNVINQAKERIQQALEARRAALSRAELDNRLAAETLDVTLPGRGLGTGGLHPVTRTLARIQALFASIGFEVAEGPEIETDFYNFTALNIPENHPARAMHDTFYVDDKHLLRTHTSPVQIHYLQNNQPPLKIIAPGRVYRCDSDVTHTPMFHQVEGLWVDEEVSFAALKGVLADFMQRFFERDDLKVRFRPSFFPFTEPSAEMDIACVMCGGGGCRVCSHTGWLEVLGCGMVHPNVLGHVHVDSEKYLGFAFGMGVERLAMLRYGVDDLRLFFANDLRFLKQFN, from the coding sequence ATGCAAAATCTCGACACTATTGTTGCCGCAGCGCTAGCCGAATTCGCCGCAGTCAACCAGGCCGTTGAACTGGAGCAGGCAAAAGCCCGCTATCTCGGCAAAGCCGGTTTGCTCACCGGGCAATTGAAACAACTGGGCAAGCTTCCCGCCGCAGAACGCCCGGCAGCGGGCAACGTGATCAATCAGGCCAAGGAACGGATTCAGCAGGCGCTGGAAGCGCGCCGCGCAGCCTTGTCCCGGGCTGAGCTGGATAACAGGCTGGCGGCGGAAACCCTGGATGTGACGCTGCCCGGACGCGGCCTGGGCACAGGCGGCCTGCACCCGGTGACGCGCACGCTGGCACGCATCCAGGCGCTGTTCGCCTCGATCGGTTTCGAGGTGGCGGAAGGCCCGGAGATTGAAACCGATTTCTACAATTTCACCGCACTGAATATTCCGGAAAACCACCCGGCGCGCGCCATGCACGACACTTTCTACGTGGATGACAAACACCTGCTGCGCACCCACACGTCGCCGGTGCAGATACATTATTTGCAGAACAATCAGCCGCCGCTCAAGATCATCGCGCCAGGCCGGGTATATCGCTGCGATTCCGACGTGACCCACACACCCATGTTTCATCAAGTCGAGGGATTGTGGGTGGACGAAGAGGTGAGTTTCGCGGCATTGAAAGGCGTGCTGGCGGATTTCATGCAGCGTTTTTTTGAACGCGATGACCTGAAGGTGCGCTTCCGCCCATCGTTTTTCCCGTTCACCGAACCGTCGGCGGAAATGGATATCGCTTGCGTGATGTGCGGTGGCGGCGGTTGCCGCGTATGCAGCCATACCGGCTGGCTGGAAGTGCTGGGCTGCGGCATGGTGCATCCCAATGTGCTGGGACATGTGCATGTGGATAGCGAAAAATACCTCGGTTTCGCGTTTGGCATGGGGGTGGAACGGCTGGCCATGCTGCGCTACGGTGTGGATGACCTGCGCCTGTTTTTCGCTAATGATTTGCGTTTCCTGAAACAGTTCAACTGA
- a CDS encoding MerR family transcriptional regulator: protein MAEHQPTSQLPPIPAKRYFTIGEVSELCGVKPHVLRYWEQEFGQLKPVKRRGNRRYYQHHEVLLIRRIRELLYEQGFTINGARHRLDVLATSDAAEAAPTVTESVTDYAALRREMMEIVELLRL from the coding sequence ATGGCGGAACATCAGCCAACTAGTCAACTGCCGCCGATTCCTGCCAAGCGCTACTTCACTATCGGCGAGGTCAGCGAACTGTGCGGGGTGAAGCCGCACGTACTGCGCTACTGGGAACAGGAATTCGGCCAGCTCAAACCAGTCAAGCGACGTGGTAACCGTCGTTACTATCAGCATCATGAAGTGCTGCTGATTCGCCGCATCCGGGAACTGCTTTATGAGCAGGGATTCACGATCAATGGCGCACGCCATCGTCTGGATGTGCTGGCCACATCCGACGCCGCCGAGGCCGCACCCACGGTGACTGAATCGGTAACGGATTATGCAGCACTGCGTCGCGAAATGATGGAAATTGTCGAGTTGCTGCGCCTGTGA
- a CDS encoding integration host factor subunit alpha produces the protein MTLTKAELADMLFEKVGLNKREAKDMVESFFEEIRIALEAGDTVKLSGFGNFQLRDKPQRPGRNPKTGEEMPITARRVVTFHASQKLKSQVEDAHGGTSAN, from the coding sequence ATGACCCTGACCAAGGCAGAACTGGCAGACATGCTGTTCGAAAAAGTTGGCCTGAATAAACGCGAAGCCAAAGACATGGTGGAGTCGTTTTTCGAAGAAATACGCATTGCACTGGAAGCGGGCGATACCGTGAAGCTTTCCGGCTTTGGCAATTTTCAGCTGCGTGACAAACCGCAGCGTCCTGGCCGCAATCCCAAAACCGGCGAAGAAATGCCAATCACGGCACGCCGCGTGGTGACCTTTCACGCCAGCCAGAAACTCAAATCGCAGGTAGAAGACGCGCATGGCGGAACATCAGCCAACTAG
- the rplT gene encoding 50S ribosomal protein L20 codes for MPRVKRGVTARARHKKVLDLAKGYRGRRKNVYRVAKQAVMKAGQYAYRDRRQRKRQFRSLWIARINAAARECGMRYSVFMNGLKKAEIVLDRKVLADLAVFDKPAFAQLAEQAKAKLAA; via the coding sequence ATGCCAAGAGTAAAGCGTGGTGTAACGGCGCGCGCGCGTCACAAGAAAGTCCTCGACCTGGCCAAGGGCTATCGTGGTCGCCGCAAGAACGTCTACCGTGTCGCCAAGCAGGCGGTGATGAAGGCGGGGCAGTATGCCTACCGTGACCGTCGCCAGCGCAAGCGTCAGTTCCGCTCCCTGTGGATTGCGCGTATCAACGCGGCTGCGCGTGAGTGTGGTATGCGTTACAGCGTATTCATGAACGGTCTGAAAAAAGCCGAAATCGTGCTGGATCGCAAGGTACTGGCCGATCTGGCAGTATTCGACAAACCTGCGTTTGCGCAGCTTGCCGAGCAGGCCAAAGCCAAATTGGCGGCCTGA
- the lipA gene encoding lipoyl synthase, with protein MGNQTARPILLRKPIWITTKLAGEGLYGRTDLAVHGGLLHTVCEEAKCPNRSECWSRGTATFMLLGDICTRACGFCAIKSGRPTFHETDEPRQVADAVAAMNLKYVVLTSVNRDDLPDGGVGVFADTLRELRRRWPGIGVEFLTPDFRNCQEKAIQGVHDALAGLPEGANRTLVWGHNVETVPRLYRQVRKGSKYERSLALLEAVARLDAVETKSALMLGLGETRDEVVEVLADLRARGVRRVSLGQYLQPTLHHLPVLRYLPPDEFADYELVARRLGFTWVKAGPLMRSSYYAEEQS; from the coding sequence TCGGCCAATACTTTTACGCAAGCCGATCTGGATAACAACGAAACTCGCCGGGGAAGGGCTGTACGGACGGACGGACCTTGCTGTACATGGGGGTCTGCTCCATACTGTTTGCGAGGAGGCGAAGTGCCCCAACCGCAGTGAATGCTGGAGTCGCGGCACGGCGACCTTTATGTTGTTGGGAGATATATGCACGCGCGCATGCGGGTTTTGTGCGATAAAAAGTGGACGTCCGACCTTTCATGAAACCGATGAGCCGCGCCAAGTCGCTGACGCAGTGGCGGCAATGAACCTCAAGTACGTTGTCCTCACGTCTGTTAACCGTGACGATCTACCAGACGGCGGGGTTGGCGTGTTTGCGGACACGTTGCGTGAACTGAGGCGACGCTGGCCGGGGATTGGAGTCGAATTTTTGACCCCCGACTTTCGTAACTGCCAGGAGAAGGCAATTCAGGGCGTGCATGATGCGCTTGCGGGCTTGCCCGAAGGAGCGAATCGGACCCTTGTATGGGGCCACAACGTCGAAACCGTACCCAGACTCTACCGGCAAGTAAGAAAAGGGTCGAAATACGAGCGCTCCCTCGCGCTGTTGGAGGCGGTTGCACGCCTGGATGCTGTGGAAACCAAGTCCGCGTTAATGCTCGGTCTGGGGGAGACGCGAGATGAGGTCGTGGAAGTGCTTGCTGACCTGCGCGCGCGCGGTGTGAGGCGCGTTTCGCTCGGGCAATACTTGCAGCCCACGCTGCATCACTTGCCGGTCCTGCGATATTTGCCTCCGGACGAGTTCGCAGACTATGAGCTAGTTGCGCGCAGATTGGGTTTTACGTGGGTGAAGGCAGGACCATTAATGAGAAGTTCGTATTACGCCGAAGAGCAGTCGTAA
- the rpmI gene encoding 50S ribosomal protein L35 codes for MPKMKTKSGAAKRFKALANGGVKRGQAFKRHILTKKTTKNKRQLRGTLMVDATNMRSVRAMLPYA; via the coding sequence ATGCCGAAGATGAAAACCAAATCGGGTGCGGCCAAGCGCTTCAAGGCGCTGGCGAATGGTGGCGTAAAGCGCGGTCAGGCTTTCAAGCGCCACATTCTCACCAAGAAAACCACCAAGAACAAGCGCCAGTTGCGCGGCACGCTGATGGTCGATGCGACCAACATGCGTTCCGTTCGCGCCATGTTGCCCTACGCATAA
- a CDS encoding protein-L-isoaspartate(D-aspartate) O-methyltransferase has protein sequence MSVTRHSGIGMTSERTRARMVERLRAQGIKDNNVLTAMGMVPRHIFVDEALSIRAYEDSALPIGFGQTISSPYSVARMIEVLRGGADLQCVLEVGTGCGYQAAVLAKLAREVYSVERIATLLGRARRTIRELRIGNIKLKHGDGSIGLKDVAPFDGIILAAAIPTPPQALLEQLAQGGRMVLPRGIGETQQMVLIERTAEGFQETVLEMVHFVPLLPGVR, from the coding sequence ATGAGCGTGACGCGTCACAGCGGTATCGGCATGACTTCCGAGCGTACCCGCGCGCGCATGGTCGAGCGCCTGCGTGCGCAGGGGATCAAGGACAACAACGTACTCACCGCGATGGGCATGGTGCCCCGGCATATTTTTGTGGATGAGGCACTGTCCATCCGGGCTTATGAGGACAGCGCGCTGCCGATAGGTTTCGGCCAGACCATTTCCAGCCCCTATAGCGTGGCGCGCATGATCGAGGTGCTGCGTGGCGGCGCCGACCTGCAGTGCGTGCTGGAAGTCGGCACAGGTTGCGGCTACCAGGCCGCTGTACTGGCCAAGCTGGCACGCGAAGTGTACTCGGTTGAGCGCATTGCCACGCTGCTCGGGCGCGCGCGTCGTACCATACGCGAACTACGCATCGGCAATATCAAACTTAAACATGGCGATGGTAGCATTGGGTTAAAGGATGTGGCACCTTTCGATGGCATCATCCTTGCCGCCGCCATACCCACTCCCCCCCAGGCGTTGCTGGAACAACTGGCGCAGGGCGGCCGCATGGTATTGCCGCGAGGTATTGGTGAAACGCAGCAAATGGTGCTGATCGAGCGCACCGCAGAAGGTTTTCAGGAGACGGTGCTGGAAATGGTACATTTTGTTCCACTGTTGCCCGGAGTGCGCTGA